CAATTACACTACTTGGCAAACTTAGAATTTCAATGgagtcttttttcctcttgcgGGTTAAAGCAAAAGTCAGATATCACATCTTTTTTCAAGACTCACAAAGATGACTCAGGTTGTTTGTTTGGCATGTTTTTAATCTCTATCACGACAGCAGGGGTGTTTTCACCTTTAGTCCTCCTGGGCTTCTCTAGATTGTCACTAAGTTCTAAACAAGAAATGCTAACTGCTGGGGCCTTTTCTGCATCCTTTCCAGAGTGGGCTTGTGGCCGAGTCCCACAACATTGCTTCAAAGCACACTGAGTTCTGCAGGCAAGTTCACAAGGGACTACACTGGATTTAGAGCCTACACTAGCAAATTCAGGCTGAATAGTAGTAGCGTGAATTCCGTGATTATGGAAAACGTCTTTAATGATTTTAGCCACCTGCATGTATGATGTTGGGTCTTCACATTTTATGTGAGCAGTGGCAATGATTCTGCTTCCAGCAAGTTGCCAAACATGTAATTCATGAACTTCCTCAACTCCTTCGACATCTCGAAGTTCTTTTACCAAATTTCTGATATCAATTTGTTTAGGAACAGTTTGTAGAAGAATAAGAGCAGATTCCTTAAGTAATGGGTAAGTTGTGTAAAGAAGTATACAAACCATTACAATACAAAGAGTTGGATCTAAATACAGCACCCAGCAAGGACCAGCCTCATTAACTGGAGAATGAGTACGATTCATCATGTCTATAAACACTTTGCACGGGTCAGGTGTACATGGGTTCAGACAGAACTCCCCTTCAGGACAACCTCGCcaagaaaagtaaaagaccaaggcATTAATTACTACAATCACTGAACCCAAAGCATCTCCAAAGACATGCAGAAAAACTCCACGCATGTTAAGTTGTGCGGtgttatcatcatcatcgtcatcttCCAATTCCATATGATCAGCTTCTCTGATAAGATTCCCATTCACTTGTACTTCCGTTCCATCATTTCTGGACTTTTCTGGATctgcaaagaaatacaaattctgcgtcaaatattcttaattttaaaaatgtgcctgGGGCAATTCAATATAAATTGACATACTGGGACTAAGCCAGGGCACGATGGCCAGGGATAAGTTAAGTAATTAAGATGATAGTTTCCTTATTCTCCTCACCGCCCTACCTCCCTCACTCTCATAGAAGTTCATCTTCTGTGGACATTCCGCTGTACTCTTGGGCAAgtaccaaaatgaaaacaaaattgaatGCTGACGCCCCAAATTAAATGCAACTGTGGATAAGTCTAACGCAAAGGCCCGATCTGATGCAGAGCTCTAGTCACTTTTTGTCTTTAAGGTGTTATGgttaacttttaaacatttattatgaaTATAAACCACAGAGTTTCTTGGTAGAGAGGATTTAGAAACTGGCAAATCAACAATATAAAGTTATCAACAATCGCAGAGTAACCTCAGTAAAAGTTGCAACTAAATGATCGTTATCTACCCTacttttctagaatattttttaaatttcagttttgagatataactgacataaaaCTGTAAGATTTTGAGAGTGTACACCATGGCGACTCatgatttgtatatattataaaagaatccccctcccctctatttaattaacacatccatcaccacacatattTATCAGGTTtttttgtgggttgtttttttttttttttttttggtgagaacatttaagttctactctcttagcaaatttcagttaTACAATACAGCATTATGAACTATAGTCCCCATGTATTATATAGCTCCTCAAACCTTATTATCTTACAGCTGAAAGTCTGTCTTTTTACCAGCCTCTCCCCATTTGCCCATACCCTATCATCGCTCTTCAACCAAATGCACTGATCTGCTAAAGGAAATAGGTACACCAGAGCAGCCTGATTTTCTTTGGAATAACACCCTGCCGCATGGGAGagaaaattcaattatttactaAACCTTTTCAATATACAACTTGAATTTCATTAACCTAATATCCTGCAtcttggaaaagaaggaaaactgtctATGTGGTTTCATACAACTAGGTAAATAAATATCAATGGAAAAAACTGGGAGGAAATACAAACTGTTAATCTCATTAAGCTTGGGCAGTAAGACATTGGTTGACTCCTTTTCCCATCTCctttctttcaacatttattttccaaatttccttCAAGATTATACTTATAAGGAACAGCATGCATTAAAATTTACGCTGAATAAATTACCATCACTCTATTTTAGCGTGACTGAAAAAAATCCTAACTGAAATGTTGAGCATGCCTAGACAGGTCCTAAGACTAGGATTTTCAGGATTCAGGTTTAGATTTTAGACAATTAACTGAAACGTAGCATTGCTGTtccaaaaagaaacatttttgagCTCAGGAAAAGTCAATGGCTAGCTAGCCCtgaatacaatacaatattaGGGCACTTGTTTAACAGGGCATAGGCACCACTTGGATTTCAAACAGCCCACGACTAAGAACGAATTGgctattttctccatttcccaatGGGGCCAAGACACTGAATTAGGAAGCATTTTTGATCCTTTAAAAACCCAAAGCAGACAGTCTCTTGAAAAGATAGCCTGTTAGGACAGCCAAGGGCGGTAGCGCACTGCAGCGGGCTGTCACCTCCAGACCCTTCTCCCACTCTCACAAGCACAGTCCCTACCTACACCGCCGACGGGCCCCCAGGCTGCTAACACCCGGGCCGAAAGGGGTCCCGCTTACACGCCTTCCCCGGCGGGGGCGGGACCTGCACGGAGCGGGAAGGCGACAGCACAGCGCGTAGCGCAGGCCGACTCGGGCACCAGGGGGCGTGCGGGCCAACCTGCCCGGGGCCCGCCTGGGGTCTGGGATCCCCAAA
This portion of the Phyllostomus discolor isolate MPI-MPIP mPhyDis1 chromosome 14, mPhyDis1.pri.v3, whole genome shotgun sequence genome encodes:
- the SLC30A1 gene encoding zinc transporter 1 gives rise to the protein MGCWGRNRGRLLCMLMLTFMFMVLEVVVSRVTSSLAMLSDSFHMLSDVLALVVALVAERFARRTHATQKNTFGWIRAEVMGALVNAIFLTGLCFAILLEAIERFIEPHEMQQPLVVLGVGVAGLVVNVLGLCLFHHHSGFGNNSGHGHSHGGHGHSHGLSKGVRGKSSRSGDSDNNMSPGNQRPDQEETNTLVTNSSNSNGLKLDGTDPEKSRNDGTEVQVNGNLIREADHMELEDDDDDDNTAQLNMRGVFLHVFGDALGSVIVVINALVFYFSWRGCPEGEFCLNPCTPDPCKVFIDMMNRTHSPVNEAGPCWVLYLDPTLCIVMVCILLYTTYPLLKESALILLQTVPKQIDIRNLVKELRDVEGVEEVHELHVWQLAGSRIIATAHIKCEDPTSYMQVAKIIKDVFHNHGIHATTIQPEFASVGSKSSVVPCELACRTQCALKQCCGTRPQAHSGKDAEKAPAVSISCLELSDNLEKPRRTKGENTPAVVIEIKNMPNKQPESSL